A part of Blastopirellula marina genomic DNA contains:
- the purB gene encoding adenylosuccinate lyase produces the protein MSHEQYENPLISRYASRDMSFLWSPQKKHSTWRRLWLALAEAEQELGLTIGDDQLEAMRAHLDDIDFDLAAKHEKSRRHDVMAHVETFAEAAPVAKPIIHLGATSCFVTDNTDLILLRQSLELVRDRLVRTIVLLSDFAKQYRDLPCLGFTHLQSAQPTTIGKRATLWCYDLVLDLEEVEHRLALLRFRSTKGTTGTQASFLELFQGDHAKVKQLEKRVAEKMGFDQLYAVTGQTYSRKVDSQVLDCLSGIAQSAHKIATDLRILAHRREVEEPIEENQIGSSAMPYKRNPMRSERICGLARYVISNQANGANTLATQWMERTLDDSANRRLSLPLSFLGIDAILIILANVCKGMVVYPALIRRHLAEELPFMATENLMMAAVAAGGDRQDLHEKIRVHSRNAGARIKNEGLSNDLLDRLKQDPAFPEFDAEAVLEPLQYVGRAPEQVDDFLADVIQPIRDRYPNLSLENEELKV, from the coding sequence GTGTCGCACGAACAATACGAAAACCCGTTGATCTCTCGGTATGCCTCGCGAGATATGAGCTTTCTGTGGAGTCCCCAGAAAAAGCATTCGACCTGGCGTCGTTTGTGGTTGGCCTTGGCCGAGGCGGAACAGGAACTCGGGCTGACGATCGGTGACGACCAGCTTGAAGCGATGCGAGCTCATCTGGACGATATCGATTTCGACCTGGCCGCAAAGCACGAAAAGAGCCGCCGGCACGATGTGATGGCACACGTCGAAACATTCGCCGAGGCTGCTCCCGTTGCCAAGCCGATCATCCACCTCGGGGCGACTAGCTGCTTCGTTACCGATAACACCGACTTGATTCTGTTGCGACAATCGTTGGAACTGGTTCGTGACCGGCTGGTTCGCACCATCGTGCTGCTTTCCGACTTCGCCAAGCAGTACCGCGACCTCCCCTGCCTCGGCTTCACGCACCTGCAATCGGCTCAGCCGACCACCATCGGCAAGCGTGCCACGCTGTGGTGTTATGACTTGGTGCTCGACCTGGAAGAAGTCGAACATCGCCTCGCTCTATTGCGGTTTCGCAGCACTAAGGGAACCACCGGTACCCAGGCCAGCTTCCTCGAACTGTTTCAAGGGGATCACGCCAAGGTTAAGCAGTTGGAAAAGCGTGTCGCCGAGAAGATGGGCTTCGATCAGTTGTATGCCGTCACGGGGCAAACTTACTCGCGTAAGGTCGATAGCCAGGTGCTCGATTGCTTGAGCGGGATTGCCCAGTCGGCCCACAAGATCGCCACCGACCTCCGCATACTGGCCCACCGCCGCGAAGTGGAAGAGCCGATCGAAGAGAATCAAATTGGCTCATCTGCGATGCCTTACAAGCGAAATCCCATGCGAAGCGAACGCATCTGCGGTTTGGCTCGCTATGTGATCAGCAATCAGGCCAACGGTGCGAACACATTAGCCACACAGTGGATGGAGCGAACGTTGGACGATAGCGCCAATCGCCGCTTGAGCTTGCCCCTTTCGTTCCTGGGGATCGACGCCATCCTGATCATTTTGGCGAACGTCTGCAAAGGGATGGTCGTCTACCCGGCGCTGATTCGCCGTCATCTGGCCGAAGAGTTGCCGTTCATGGCGACCGAAAACTTGATGATGGCAGCCGTTGCCGCGGGAGGTGATCGCCAAGATCTACACGAAAAGATCCGCGTTCATTCACGTAATGCCGGGGCACGGATCAAGAATGAAGGGCTCTCGAATGACCTACTCGACCGCCTGAAGCAAGATCCAGCCTTCCCGGAGTTCGACGCCGAAGCGGTCCTGGAACCACTGCAATACGTCGGTCGCGCCCCGGAACAAGTGGACGACTTCCTGGCCGACGTCATTCAACCAATCCGCGATCGCTACCCGAATCTCTCGCTGGAAAACGAAGAGCTGAAGGTTTAG
- a CDS encoding HD domain-containing protein: MNLDKFAAESLCYDPIHGYVPFVSEGDSPDEVTERDIIDHPWLQRMRQIHQLQTAWWVYPTAEHTRFQHIMGVMHLASQMVTQLYPSLKSVCPDAPSRGYVESLLRMAGLLHDVGHGPFGHFFDSHYLQGYGLTHESLGAHIIRTQLGEMLTKLRRNPFSQMEEAEHLDPEQIAWMIQRPQAGDAANRPQWLVFLRSLLCGIYTIDNMDFVLRDAYMTGYSQQSYDLERLIRYSFFTEKGLTIHERGMAALIRFMNVRAELFQTVYFHREVIAIDKTLEDLFAASKPWLLPGNPIEHLEAYQGFTEFSLLVDAPRWRHSNDPEQAEIGRKWNELLSRNIPWRFICERSLRFDEGDSQETTIFRSESFAVAAIRDVLPAELKDIPLKIALNRTVFRPNTRGPSDHQNFLYDSAQKKIKELTTDKIFRSLPVSRLICRIYAQDPSLAPQLAAALDRLVGNHAVDDLTNM, translated from the coding sequence GTGAATCTGGACAAATTTGCCGCTGAAAGTCTCTGTTACGACCCCATCCATGGATATGTTCCCTTTGTTTCGGAAGGTGATTCGCCCGATGAAGTGACCGAGCGGGATATTATCGACCACCCTTGGCTGCAACGAATGCGCCAAATCCATCAACTGCAGACTGCCTGGTGGGTCTATCCGACGGCCGAGCACACCCGCTTTCAGCACATCATGGGGGTGATGCATCTGGCCAGCCAAATGGTGACCCAGCTGTATCCCAGTCTGAAATCGGTTTGTCCTGATGCCCCTTCCCGTGGCTATGTCGAATCGCTCCTCCGCATGGCAGGCCTCTTGCACGATGTCGGCCATGGACCGTTCGGGCACTTCTTCGACAGTCACTACCTGCAAGGCTACGGCTTAACCCATGAATCGCTGGGCGCGCATATCATTCGCACCCAACTGGGCGAAATGTTGACCAAGCTGCGGCGAAACCCGTTTTCGCAAATGGAAGAAGCCGAGCACCTCGACCCGGAGCAAATCGCCTGGATGATCCAACGACCGCAAGCAGGCGATGCGGCGAACCGACCGCAGTGGTTAGTCTTTCTGCGGAGTCTCCTGTGTGGGATCTACACGATCGACAACATGGACTTCGTGCTCCGCGATGCCTACATGACTGGCTACAGCCAGCAGTCGTACGATTTAGAGCGTCTGATTCGTTACAGCTTTTTTACGGAAAAAGGTCTGACAATTCACGAGCGTGGGATGGCCGCGCTGATCCGGTTCATGAATGTTCGCGCTGAACTGTTTCAAACCGTCTACTTCCATCGTGAAGTCATTGCTATCGACAAAACCTTGGAAGACCTATTCGCTGCCAGCAAACCGTGGCTGCTGCCAGGCAACCCCATCGAGCACCTCGAAGCCTATCAAGGATTCACCGAGTTCAGCTTGCTGGTCGATGCCCCGCGCTGGCGTCATTCGAACGATCCAGAGCAAGCCGAAATCGGCCGAAAGTGGAACGAACTGCTCAGCCGAAACATTCCGTGGCGTTTCATCTGCGAACGTTCCCTCCGGTTCGACGAAGGTGACAGCCAAGAGACGACCATCTTCCGCAGCGAAAGCTTTGCCGTCGCCGCTATCCGCGATGTGTTGCCGGCCGAGCTAAAAGATATTCCGTTGAAGATCGCGCTGAACCGAACCGTCTTCCGCCCCAATACCCGTGGGCCAAGCGATCACCAAAACTTCCTTTATGATTCGGCCCAGAAGAAGATCAAGGAACTGACCACCGACAAGATCTTCCGCTCGCTACCGGTCAGCCGCTTGATCTGCCGGATCTACGCTCAGGATCCGTCCCTCGCCCCACAACTGGCCGCGGCGCTCGATCGCCTGGTGGGGAATCACGCGGTGGATGATTTGACGAACATGTAG